The nucleotide sequence GGGTTCCGAATGACAGTTCAGTTTCATATATGAATTGAGGTTTACGAAGGACTTATTCATCGTTCAACATTATAAACATGGAGAGAGTACAAGAAAAATAATTATAGTCGCACTGTATGGTACGACATTGTACAACATTAACAATAAATGCATAGTTCAGGACACCCACAAAGGAAATGTACTACAAGAGTATTCTGAACATAGGATACTCCCTATAAACCACTTCTGGCTCCCATTCATACCCTTTCGCTTTTTCCTTGCCTTGCGTAGAACTAATACCAATAATAAACGTGTACACAAGGACCACCGATCGTTACGATATATATCTCGCCACTTCTGGACGCCAACCAGCAAGGCGACCTGGATCTCGAAAGAATCGGGCTACATCTCTAATTACTGCGAAACGTTTCCATGTATTTGCTAGGTCACTGAGCAAACAAACAACCGCCAGCTCCAGATTTATATCTCTCATTTGGACAAGACTTTACAGCTGGTTGCCTTTGCACATGTCCGACAACGTCGCATGCGCTAGAGGAAATTTTAGGGGCAGACGAACGAGATACTGCAAAACACAAGGGTAAATACTGGACAGCACCGGTTCATGCCAAAATCACGTTTGGCCCAGCATCTTTCGAGCAGGTTCCAGAGTAACCACAATTGGAATTGTCTTGCGGACACGAAACGCATTATATTGCGTGCAAAAGGTTGACACGATTATGATCTCATCATGAATGAAGGCTACGATGCGTGGCAAATGTATTAATTCGTCTAGTAGTGGCACAACTTCGCGCTGTGCACAGCCTCCATTACAGCtatttcttcgtttttgtttacCCTCCAGACAGAGTGGTGCCACGTGCAAGAAGTATAAGGTGGTGTCAAACACGTCATAGGATAGTGTCGAGAGAACGCCCTCAAAGCGGGCAAAGAACTCATGACCCAAAGACCGGCTTCTCTGTACAACCATGGCCTTCACATAGGCCTACCTGTGctacctgtcgtctgctcatGTAAGAACCTCACGAGGTACACCTCCACCGCTCTGCCACAAGTGCGGCATCTTACCTCTGTGATTCTTGTGGTAGGGCAAAGGACTGATGAAAACGCAAGTGCAGTGAACACGTAGCAACGTCCACAACTCCTAGGTTTCGCTGTAACGCTATAAACACACCTCACATCTGACCGTGGTCAAACCATCTCACACCACTGAAAATGTTTCCGCATCATGTATTACGTCTGCCTGATAAACCAATAGAAACCCTTCCTACAACACACGACCCACACGTCACACAGGGATGAGCCAATAGAAAAACGTATTGGAGAATAAAAAGGTGCAAAAAAACGAAACGGTGAATGAAATGTAATTTTAATATAATTTTGTTTCATGCTGCAGGACACAGTTGCATAAGTGCTAGCTAAAAAATACAACGCAAATTGACAACACTTATGAAAACGCAAATCACGTTTTAGTTTACATTATTTAGTGCCACCGGTGCCATCTATCTCGGTTTATGGCGGCTTCGTTCGCGCCGTTGTTGTCCCTCTAGCTTCGCCGCTCTCTGTTTGAGACTAGAACTTCAGTTTGTTGATTAAAGCTAGCCGTGAGATAATTGATTAAGATGTCTGACCATAGTCAGGTAAGTCATCTTCTCACACGTAAGCGTATAAGTTTCCAGAATTCCTTCATAAACGGACGGCGTCAAATTTGTTCTCGTAGGACCCTAAACCTGAGGGAGACAGCTCGTCAGAGTACATAAAGCTAAAAGTTGTTGGCCAGGTAGGTTTTAGATACTCAAAATGGTATATTCGGTGTGCGTTTCAAGCAGATGATGCTGTGAAGATTACACCTGAAACTGTTACATAGCATGTGCTTTGTGTGTCCGTTATGCGTGATGTTTGGTAAGCCTAACGTCATGTTTCATGTTTAATCGAGCTCCAGGTGAAATCATTCAATCAGGCGCCCTGTTTCAGGAACTTTTACACCAGTCATTCACTGTGTGTCCGTTGTGCTTTCAGTGCTACTTTTTAACGTAATTGATTTATAGCTCCACACTTAGTCAAGTCTATAAATATCGTATTGTGCGTCTGCCAGAAACGATACTGCAGTGTGAGTATTGCATGCGGTAGTGAAGTTGTACGCCCTGTTTCAGGACGGCAATGAAATTCACTTCAGGGTCAAGATGACCACACAGATGGGCAAGCTTAAGAAGTCGTACAGTGAACGTGTGGTAAGATTGATTCCCTTGTTCGGGGAGACCACCTATTTCTTGCCCTGTGATCTGTGATGCCTGAATTATAGACGATTtttgagaaaaacaaacaaacaaataattgtTACTTCGCAGGCAGTCTCTGTTAACTCGCTAAGGTTCTTGTTTGATGGGAAAAGAATCAATGATGACGAGACACCGAAGCAGGTAATGCCTTTCACAGCACTTTGATACTTACACATTGTAGCTAGTAAGAGTAGTACATTGTATGTTCAAAGATAGATAGGAATTAAAGATGCTGTTACCTTGGCAGCAGTACGAAAGGAACAGATTCATTTGTCCTGTCATTCATGATTTTGAGCACAAAGGAAACCGCAGTTTAcgcttttccctttccctccTTCTGAAGAGGCATGACACAGCGGTAATTTTTTGCAAGGGCCAGTGGGGGACCACAAGCCTCGAGGAGGAAGTGTAAACTGCGGTCTCCCTCATGCTTAATCATAAACCCTGTTCCTTTTGGATGATGCTGTTGAGGTAACGCATCTTTCATCCTGCTAGAAATTTCTGCACTTTGGTGTTACTTTATGCCAATGGAGAGTGCTGTAGAGTCGTGGTTGCTTCTGACTGCCACAAGGGGGTCACCGCAGAGAAATTATGCCGTTTCAGTGCTGCGTAAAGTTACGTCCATGCCTTTACGGACCGTAAAGTTGGCACAGCTCTAGCATTGCTACCCCCACAGCAGTCCCCCGATTGGTTGGCATGCAGCAAACGCTTTGTTTCTTTCAAATGCTGGCGCTCTTACCTTTCATTGTGTCATCATTATAAGCAGAGttcgaagtaactcgttactgtaactaagttcctttttttggtagcTTGTAACTTatctcggtacttttgcgccgtggtaactctcagaggaactcgttcctttttcaggtaactttgcctaagtaacttaagttcctaGTTACTTTttactcgcttttcactcacatccacatattttcttgctttctctccggttccttcatggcattttttgcaatgaaacgtgatattcaatcaatgacagtattttattgggaaagtaagaaccgctgccattgaaatgaagctgtaccattgtgcgcccacagggagtaagatgcaaagcattcgaatagacctctaccagagaaacgtcatcatgacattggtagacagagtgaaaccgaaacgaatggGAAGGAGAGGGCGGGATTCCACAGATGGGCACTTGTTCTCTGCTTCTCATTGAAAGAAGAGCAGGACCCCTTTTCCCTTTAAGGgaacatatcgtaatcccctcaagaccgtggctttcggatgcgaccttgttcacctctagcttcgagcgtagttcaattctaccaaattcgtggcgctgtcgaacactatgacgtcatttgtttacaaacagggagaggtctattgttggacataaacgacaacgatctaagcgtgttgcactcctccgcaggcaactcaaggtctaactcaactgctcacgcgcgctgcgcctgcgtaatgctattttgtgtccgaagtaacttggaagtaactcagtaactgtgatacatttcaggctgaagaactttgttattaacttagttacatttttcgcacggtaacttaactcgtaacgagttctttttgacgggtaacttctgaATCTATGATTATAAGAGTTCCTCCTTCGTTCCAGCTGGAAATGGTCAACGACGACGTCATCGAGGTCTACCAGGAACAGACAGGCGGCCGCTAGCATTCCAGCCGCAGGGACCGTCACACATTGTGCCAGTCCGCCCTACCAACATGTGCAAATTCGTGCAGAATGCCAGTGTTGCCAACCCCCGTACACTGAACGATAGGACAGGGCAGAGAAAAGACATCCCGCCATACTTTGTAGAGAAGGAGTGCAAGGAACTTTCGCGCTGCTGCATATatatactgttttttttttcctctttcgttTCAATAATCACAGAGCCATTGTTCACAAAACTGATCTTGCATAATTTGCATTGCATTCGTGCATGGACACCGCGGCATTCACCGCGGTCAGATGACCGGAATTAGGACGAGGGCGCGCACCAGGACGCTTGTTGAATGCTGGAGTTCGAAGTATTTTTAGTGCGGGGGGGTCCTGGGGGGGTATTCGCAAGTTTTTGTCCTTTCACCTCTTCCTTCTTCCCCAGAGAAAAGTCACAATCGCGGGGGCAACACTTTTGTTACTGGCTCTGCCTGGTTGAGCATGATGTTGGTAACCAGTGGAACTGTGTACTACGAATTTGGGACGTTCAGGTTCATGTGGAGCCAAGTGTGTGTGTAAATAAAGTTTTATTTCTTCCTTTGCTATGCTTTGGAGGTGCATCTACGGTCGGCCTTGATGAGActgtacattttttttcttcttttatctcTCTCTCGCTCCAATCGATGAGCCGAGCACCGAATAAACCGTATTGATGTTGCACGTGGGTGCAGTGTGGCACCCAGCCAAAAACGAGTTTGGCACCCCTGCACTTTGGGGGGGTGTGCTTCTGCTAAGTCTGTTCCTTGCTGTTTTCTCATCCATGTTCTGGAAGTCCTCAAACTGCAGAAGATGCTGTCATTGAAGAACATTACATATGTAGTTATGTGCATTATTTCACTGTGTGCTGGGTCACTATAAACAGATTCAATTGCATTAGGAATCGCGTACGCTTCCATTTTCTTCCTCGCTGGTTGATCCCTTTGGATGATGGTGTGATAAGCAATAACACCCCGTGTTCCAACCATGGGCGTGAGTGGTGTCACAGTGCTCTGCAGCCACTCTTATTCAACGTCTCTCGTGGAGGATGTTGTGTCTCAGCAGCTTGTAGCATTCCACCAAATTGCTGGGGCAGCGTGCAGACCCACAgcctggcgggggggggggggggggggggttggtaGGCAGATTTATTAAAGAAGCAATGAAACGTCTCTCcataatttttttgtttttgtcataTTCTCCAACAAGTAACAAAATATGGCGAGGAAGCACGCGTAGTACATCCATAGTGAGATAGGGTTTCAACCGGGGACTGACACCGGAACGGAACTGAAAACTGCTTGGCACCCAAATTTTTTTAAGAACCGTAACCGCAGTTCACCATCGGCAGTTAACCgtaacccgaaccgaaaaatgtgatttcggttaccggttcaagcgtgaacacaaacaactttggatgcgatatttgtatCACTTTACAGTGGTGTAGTATGTACTTCTGTTAAAGTAGATCTCTGCGTCACGTGTTTTCCATTGAGAAGTTGTGTAGACAACATACCATCCTATGCGCTTGGACCCATAATCTGACGACACGGGCAACGTATGATGAGTTGCGTACGCCCCTTATGAGTTACAAACTGTATTATTGTGATCATTTAAGATGCCAAGCGTTGCATGCTGTTTGTTTCCACATCTGTTTGTTTAACCGCTGAACGCGCACAGTTTTTCTTGCCTCGTAGCTTATTACAGACCGCAACAAATTTTTACGGGGAATATTGCAAACGGCAAAAATGCGTTGAAGATACAAATGGCACTGCACCACACTTTCGGAGCGCAACAGATAAATGTGTTCATTTTTACCcgtttgcactttgtagctcaCTTTGTGACATACACGCAGCCTGCAGATACAACTGTAGTATACATGTGTACATGCGTTGGCGTGAGGTCGTGCAAATCTGCTGACATCGCGTAACAACGTTGGGCCTTCTCACATTTTCGACGATCACCAGAAAGGAGACAGCCGTGCTGAGTGTGCAGCGCTTGGCAATGTCCATATTGGTGGCTGAATCAATACACGATCTGCCTGATGAATGAAAGAGGGTTTTGCACAATGTTGAATGTCATTTCCTACCCCTCATTAAGTGACACtcgcagcaatttttttttctgatttgcaAATGTTTTATTCTACCGTCTTTTCTGTACAGGAAGTCTCGCAGTGACAACTGTCAAACAATGCAAAACACAATCTCTGCAAGTGGGTAAAATGCATCGGTTATTTACAATACAATAAACACAGAGCGGCGGCGGTGAAGGCTAACAACGCTATGTACAGGTGTGCGTTCTACAAAACGGCAGCAAATATAGAATTTCATTTCAGTCCTGCACGATTCAATCAGAGTCCAAAACTTGCAGGGTTCCTGGAAAGCTGCATTATTATGCTCGTATATAAATTCTTCTCTTTATGTACATTTGTATGAAAAATAGCTCCACAGATTTAAGCTCTCGATCCGCAAAGTCCGATacacatctctctctctcttttctaaGGTGCAACTCTTATGCATCGCACGTGTTCAACTATACTTCGTGAAGTGCTGTCCTCGCTCGCACGTAACCGGCATGAAGTGATTTCGTAATTCCCGACTGGAGACTCTACACATCTCTATCAATATCTCTATCAATCTCGATATCTCAATCGATCTCTAGACAATAAAGGTGTTACTGACGCTTAGAAATCGACACAGATGTCCTCTTCGTTTTTTGTGTAAAATGGCAAGTTGTAGCACTGACAACAATGAAGAGTTTTAGTACAAGTTTTAGTCGCTTTGGTATAACAAGCGCATGAAAGAGGAACTtgtaaactaaaaaaaaaaatcaagtaaTAACATGATAATTTCAAGATGATGTATACGTTCAATACAAACTGAAATGTGTCCGTGTAAATCAAATGCATCCATGTAATCAAATTTATGTTGCACTGGGAAATGACAAACCCTTGTAAGATACTCATGAAACTATGCTCAACACCATTACAAACACACTTTGCCGTATTCGAAACACACTAGGGCCATTTTGGCATGAGGGATGTGTCGAGATGCGTGAGAACTCTCGGGCTGTACATGGTttcgattcttttttttttctattatatAGTTCATTTAGAATTACGTGGTTTGCCGGTGCAGGTTACATGCGAGCGACTACGGCACGATTCCGTGACTCTACGGTCCTGACAAAGCTCTGCCAGCGTTTCCAAAAATACATCGATTAACAAGTCGACAGAACACAGCCTCGCTAATTTCTATCTAATGCACTTCTGCTCGCATTGGAACGCCGTAATCGTATTGCATCATCATTTTGGTTTTCCTAACGCGTTACTTCTGCCACACAATTTACGTAACTGTGCCACAACACTGCCAACAAAGCAAGGGGTTGTCACATACACGGTAGAACGCACTGTATCGATTACATTTCAAACctccgacaaaaaaaaaaaaaaaggggggggggggggcgacttCGGGTGAGGATTCCTCTGAGAGGAGATAAGCTTACCACAGAAACGATGGGGGTTAGGGAAACGATAACGTGTCTAGTAAGatttaaataaaattaaaaaaaatgttaagTAGCATCAGGTACACTATGAATATAAAGCGTCTATGACAGGAAGGAATGCAAAGACAAACACTGCAAAGTAATAATGCGGGTCCTAGAATAGTAATGACTATGCAACAACGttcaatgtacagggtgttcaatGCAGGGTGTCTGTGGGTGAAAAGTACCACATTTTAAGTACCCGCACTTATTCAGTTATAAGGCAGATGCTTTCCGTGACTTGCGGTGCCACCAATCAATCGATACATCATCCGTCGGACAAATAACGGCCATGCAACTGTGTGGATTGTGCACCGATGCTGAATTCTCCGATGTGGGTTGTGTTTTAGTGGATTCCATAACGATGTCCGCTGACAGTAATTGAGGTCTTCGTCAAAGAAGTATCAGGTACGAGAAAAATTAAGGAAAAAACAAAGTGTTTTCCCCTGCATAAACAACAGA is from Ornithodoros turicata isolate Travis chromosome 8, ASM3712646v1, whole genome shotgun sequence and encodes:
- the LOC135367208 gene encoding small ubiquitin-related modifier-like, which gives rise to MSDHSQDPKPEGDSSSEYIKLKVVGQDGNEIHFRVKMTTQMGKLKKSYSERVAVSVNSLRFLFDGKRINDDETPKQLEMVNDDVIEVYQEQTGGR